In Streptomyces paludis, the genomic stretch GCCGACGCGCTCCAGACGGCCGCCGAGTCGTTCGAGCGCGTCATGGAGCTGGCCCTGCCGGGACGGCTCGAGGAGATTCCCGAAGATCTCGGCTACGCGCTGATGGCCCTGCGTGACGCGGCGCGTACGGTGATCTCGGCGCTCGGCTCGACGCGGGACAAGTCCGTGCAGGACGAGGACGTCGTCCGCAAGCAGGCGCTCGCCTCGGTGGAGTCCATCCACGGAGTCGCGGAGCGCATCGCCAACGGCTCCGAGTGGGATGTCGTCTGGTACGAGCGGCACGACCGGTTCGGCGCCTCGCTGCGGGTGGCGCCGCTCTCCGTGTCGGGGCTTCTGCGGGAGAAGCTGTTCACGGACCGCTCCGTCGTCCTGACCTCGGCCACCCTGAAGCTCGGCGGTGACTTCAACGGGGTGGGTGCCTCTCTCGGTCTGGCGCCGGAGGGCACCGTGGGGGAGGACATCCCGCAGTGGAAGGGCATCGACGTCGGCTCCCCCTTCGACTACCGCAAGCAGGGGATTCTCTATGTCGCCCGCCATCTGGCCACGCCGGGCCGGGAGGGCTCGCGCGGCGACATGATGGATGAGCTGGCGGAGCTGGTGGAGGCGGCCGGAGGGCGTACGCTCGGGCTCTTCTCCTCCATGCGGGCCGCACAGGCCGCGGCGGAGGAGCTGCGCGGGCGGCTCGAATCCCCGATTCTGCTCCAGGGCGAGGAGACGCTCGGTGAACTGATCAAGGCGTTCGCCGCGGACCCCAAGACCTGTCTCTTCGGCACGCTGTCGCTGTGGCAGGGCGTCGATGTGCCGGGGCCGAGTTCTCAGCTGGTCGTGATGGACCGGATTCCATTTCCGCGCCCCGACGATCCGCTGATGAGCGCACGCCAGAAGGCGGTGGAGGAGGCGGGCGGCAATGGATTCATGTCGGTGGCCGCGACGCATGCCGCGCTGCTGATGGCGCAGGGCGCCGGACGGCTGGTCCGGGCGAGCGGGGACCGGGGGGTGGTGGCCGTGCTCGATCCGCGGCTGGCCAATGCGCGGTACGGCAGCTTCCTGCGCGCCTCACTGCCGGATTTCTGGTATACGACGGACCGCAATACCGTACGGCGGTCCCTTGCCGCGATCGATGCGACGGCGGTGGCCGAGGGACGGTAGGCGAAAGGGCCGGGCGCCCGGCCCTGCGCGCGGAGTTGCGGTACACGAGCGTCCTGCGTGTACCGCAACTGGGAACGGAGTGTGGACGAGCGGGGTCAGACCCGCCGGAGGACGGCCACCACCTTGCCGAGGATGGTCGCGTCATCGCCGGGAATCGGCTGGTACGACGCGTTGTGCGGGAGGAGCCAGACATGGCCCTCCTCGCGCCGGAAGCGCTTGACGGTCGCCTCCCCGTCCAGCATGGCGGCGACGATGTCACCGTTCTCCGCGACGGGCTGGCGGCGGACCGTCACCCAGTCGCCGTCACAGATCGCCGCCTCGATCATGGAGTCGCCCACGACCTTCAGGACGAACAGCTCTCCGTCGCCCACCAGTTGGCGGGGGAGCGGGAACACATCCTCGACGGACTCTTCCGCGAGGATCGGCCCTCCGGCGGCGATCCGGCCGACGAGCGGGACATACGACGCGGCCGGCTTGCCGGTCGTGTCCGTCTGCTGGGTGCTCGGCTGGTCCGAGCCCCGGACCTCGTACGCCCTCGGGCGGTGCGGGTCGCGGCGCAGGAAGCCCTTGCGCTCCAGGGCCATCAGCTGGTGGGCCACGGACGAGGTGCTGGAGAGGCCCACGGCCTGGCCGATCTCCCGCATCGAGGGCGGGTAGCCGCGCCGTTGTACGGAATCGCGGATGACCTCGATGACCCTCCGCTGCCGGTCCGTGAGACCGGAGCTGTCCGCCCTGATCCCTGGAGGCCGGCCGGGCAGCGAGCGGGTGGGCTTGGAGCCCTCCGGATTCATGATTGCGTCATTCATGGCATGCACCGGCTCGAATCGGCTCTGGGAGCGGTCCTGGGCAGTGATGGTGGCACTGTCTGCGGTGGTGGTCACGTCGGCCCCTCTCGAAATGTTCTCCCTAGCTGGACAACGGTAGTAGCTTTCGAAAGGTTGCGCCAAACACACGTTCGAGTGAAAAATCGAAGACTGCCTACTTTGAGTATCCGACTGGGTGTATAGGACGCTCATTCGGTGGTTCCGCAGGGCCTTCGCCCGGTGTTTCCGCGGGCTTTCGCCGCCACGCCGCCGGCCACGCGGTGTGACGGTGGGGCGGTGTGTTCGACGAGCGGGCCCAGTCTTCCACCGGGTGGCCCGGCAGCGGCGGCG encodes the following:
- the lexA gene encoding transcriptional repressor LexA encodes the protein MTTTADSATITAQDRSQSRFEPVHAMNDAIMNPEGSKPTRSLPGRPPGIRADSSGLTDRQRRVIEVIRDSVQRRGYPPSMREIGQAVGLSSTSSVAHQLMALERKGFLRRDPHRPRAYEVRGSDQPSTQQTDTTGKPAASYVPLVGRIAAGGPILAEESVEDVFPLPRQLVGDGELFVLKVVGDSMIEAAICDGDWVTVRRQPVAENGDIVAAMLDGEATVKRFRREEGHVWLLPHNASYQPIPGDDATILGKVVAVLRRV
- a CDS encoding ATP-dependent DNA helicase: MTKPTLNELLHAAVTSVGGVERPGQVTMAEAVAEAIDAPSHLLVQAGTGTGKSLGYLVPALAHGERVVVATATLALQRQLVERDLPRTVDALHPLLRRRPDFAMLKGRSNYLCLHRLREGVPQDEEEGLFDQFEAAAPSSRLGQDLLRMRDWADETETGDRDDLTPGVSDRAWSQVSVSSRECLGATKCAYGAECFAEMARERAKLAEVVVTNHALLAIDAIEGAPVLPQHEVLIVDEAHELVSRVTGVATGELSPGQVQRAVRRSAKLIDEKTADALQTAAESFERVMELALPGRLEEIPEDLGYALMALRDAARTVISALGSTRDKSVQDEDVVRKQALASVESIHGVAERIANGSEWDVVWYERHDRFGASLRVAPLSVSGLLREKLFTDRSVVLTSATLKLGGDFNGVGASLGLAPEGTVGEDIPQWKGIDVGSPFDYRKQGILYVARHLATPGREGSRGDMMDELAELVEAAGGRTLGLFSSMRAAQAAAEELRGRLESPILLQGEETLGELIKAFAADPKTCLFGTLSLWQGVDVPGPSSQLVVMDRIPFPRPDDPLMSARQKAVEEAGGNGFMSVAATHAALLMAQGAGRLVRASGDRGVVAVLDPRLANARYGSFLRASLPDFWYTTDRNTVRRSLAAIDATAVAEGR